In the Paraflavitalea devenefica genome, one interval contains:
- a CDS encoding pectinesterase family protein — MHLTSTLLPYYPALLRKAGILFVCMICAVLCTQAQIIAFPGAEGAGRFTSGGRGTAVQPTTVFEVTNLNDDNNPGSLRYALQASAATYPHKTIVFRVSGTIHLTSKLNIRSNTTIAGQTAPGGGICIADHPVVISGDNVIIRYLRIRMGDKNQDKGMVDGSGSDDAFGNLGNKNIIIDHCSISWSSDECLTIYRGDSLTVQWSIVSEPLNYSYHFEAGGNDYQEHGYGGIWGSKRGSFHHNLIAHVKGRAPRFAGSSTYTPGTAGQENADFRNNVVYNWISYSTNGGEGGNYNLVNNYYKYGPSTSSGSSSGVPIKNMIMNPSKSTDLPYPKLYLSGNYVDASAAITANNWKGMAMAGGSLADTTLSKVDQPFDIAPLTTHTATEAYQLVLQGAGAMLPARDTLDQRIVNDVTNRTGRVIDVQGGYPHGTPYAQTVNAWPALASGTPLADDDHDGMPNAWETARGLNPNDASDRAGITTGGYTNLEVYLNTITNGSTVPANADMIVAKDGTGHYTSLQAAIDAAPTGRTTPFIIYIKNGIYKEKITIPSNKPFIHLIGESAANTIITYDDYSGKIVNGVTIGTSTSATVTINAADCMAANLTFENSTGYAGDGPQALAINVGADRCAFKNCRFIGGQDTVLANGNGKRQYFKNCYIDGNTDFIFGSSIAVFDSCVIFPRDRVDGSNGGYVTAANTPAGQTYGYVFRDCRLTKNRGITNYTLGRPWQNDANSTDATRANNKTVFLNAVMGSSIKPEGWSAWDAGTNTSVITYAEYKTKKWDGTLLNTSQRVSWSKQLTDAEAAAYTLPTIFGGWDPCTLSSSLCSSQTAEIAVSNLRVQRGSSQSTISWNLSWPLTNMKYELYRSTDSINFTKINEVTAATDTVVAFAVTDALPVLGTTYYYYVKASRSGMPAHNSNIASVNVNTPLDGEYRSAGSGFWTNAVSGNGANATSIWEKYVASSSSWVLQALGAAPNSVNVTIRSGHTVILDGLKNCNNLTIETGGVLKSNGGYAAPASQALRVGAGAAATVAIKNDGVLGGAANPDDLITLEFTTNCASVLITGSGATKITRLRPLYPNTNPLAVTFDQDVSISFNSGGFTAYYNNAANTTSENFTYTINAGKTVKLTNPAGSFNATPGSTPNPGGKYTYNINGTLDLSVTTTTSNAVPFSGNAASVVAINVGTTGLLKLGTGFNTVNSAPGATNGKVVLAIANGGLVDATKTTNLNLGTNYFITEGSGALKRTVGGTPVLFAVGTSDISYHPAIITNTGTTDNFSIGVKSSFDHAPVAPLQVVNGQWTIAEETPGGSVADIKLGWLTAGQAAAFDITKPVNLMQYVGSAWENKTTTVTGTGTVADPFFATTNGFTNFSSFGVTNNFPSIATNAALNAFSQINGTPSAAQSFSISGNGLTNNVLITAPAPYELSVDGGATWNTTLTLTHTNGIVALTAIQVRLNAIAMGTYAGNIKATSTGVTDLTIPVSGNTAAGPTLVTNGSLVAFTQTVGTPSAVQTYTIAGSLLNSAVTITPPDNYQVSADGGATWFSKASPLVLSPTAGTLNTTTITVRLNAAAAGTYTGNIVHASTGSNIINIGVTGTVVPPPSLSSTGALTAFTQTTGSASAVQTYTVSGTNLTDNIKVTPPDGYEVSSNGTNWFNAAAPLVLTPANGSINATISVRLKAVAAGNYNGNIAHTTQGATAVNVAVTGTTANAPVVTINSSLRDFSQTLGTPSATQVIGLSGQYLIGNITFKMPAGYEISPDGTTWIDSSKRLSFIPSAGTIPTRNIQVRLNATTTGVHTGIITIATGGATDITIPVAGITQQVFTIYPNPAHNWLTVYHPKRYTIGKLYIYNMNGRNMGVHYTRSAANSTTINISALPAGIYFVEYRLLQEKILMKFVKQ, encoded by the coding sequence ATGCACCTGACTTCTACCTTACTACCGTATTACCCCGCCCTGCTGCGTAAAGCCGGGATCTTATTCGTATGCATGATCTGCGCTGTCCTGTGCACGCAGGCACAAATCATTGCCTTCCCCGGCGCTGAAGGGGCGGGCCGCTTTACTTCCGGTGGGAGGGGAACTGCTGTGCAGCCTACTACTGTTTTTGAAGTAACCAATCTCAATGACGATAACAACCCGGGTAGCCTGCGCTATGCTTTGCAGGCTTCAGCCGCTACCTATCCACATAAAACCATTGTATTCCGCGTGTCGGGTACCATTCACCTTACTTCCAAACTCAACATCCGGAGCAATACTACTATTGCGGGACAAACAGCGCCGGGCGGTGGTATCTGTATTGCCGATCATCCGGTGGTGATCAGTGGCGATAATGTAATAATCCGTTATCTACGTATACGGATGGGTGATAAAAACCAGGATAAGGGCATGGTAGATGGGAGTGGCAGTGATGATGCCTTCGGTAACCTGGGCAATAAAAATATTATTATAGATCACTGCTCCATAAGCTGGAGCTCGGATGAGTGTTTGACTATCTACCGGGGCGATAGCCTTACCGTGCAGTGGAGTATTGTCTCGGAACCGCTGAACTATTCCTACCATTTTGAGGCAGGTGGCAATGATTACCAGGAGCATGGCTACGGCGGTATCTGGGGATCAAAGAGAGGGTCTTTTCACCACAACCTCATTGCACACGTAAAAGGAAGGGCCCCACGCTTTGCAGGCAGCAGTACCTACACGCCCGGAACAGCAGGACAGGAAAATGCCGACTTCCGCAACAACGTTGTCTACAACTGGATCTCCTATAGCACCAACGGAGGTGAAGGGGGCAACTACAACCTCGTGAACAACTACTACAAATACGGGCCTTCTACTTCTTCGGGTTCCAGCAGCGGCGTTCCGATCAAAAACATGATCATGAACCCTTCCAAATCCACCGATCTGCCTTACCCGAAACTATACCTTAGTGGCAACTATGTGGATGCGTCGGCAGCTATTACAGCCAACAACTGGAAAGGTATGGCGATGGCGGGTGGCTCATTGGCGGATACAACCTTATCGAAAGTGGATCAGCCCTTTGATATCGCTCCGCTTACAACACATACTGCTACGGAAGCCTATCAACTAGTATTGCAGGGTGCCGGCGCCATGCTGCCGGCAAGAGATACCCTTGACCAACGCATTGTAAACGACGTAACCAACAGAACAGGCAGGGTCATTGATGTACAGGGGGGATATCCACATGGCACCCCTTATGCGCAAACTGTGAACGCATGGCCTGCGCTGGCTTCCGGCACACCCCTTGCTGATGATGACCATGATGGTATGCCCAATGCCTGGGAAACAGCGAGAGGATTGAATCCCAACGATGCGTCGGACAGGGCGGGTATTACAACGGGTGGATATACCAACCTGGAAGTGTACCTGAACACCATTACCAATGGTTCCACGGTGCCCGCTAATGCCGACATGATAGTGGCCAAAGATGGTACCGGTCATTATACTTCCCTGCAGGCTGCCATAGATGCAGCCCCTACAGGAAGAACAACACCGTTTATCATCTACATAAAAAATGGCATTTACAAAGAAAAAATAACCATCCCTTCCAATAAACCATTCATTCACCTCATAGGAGAAAGTGCAGCCAATACCATCATTACCTATGATGATTACAGCGGTAAAATAGTCAATGGGGTAACCATTGGCACCAGCACGTCTGCTACCGTTACCATCAATGCGGCAGACTGCATGGCAGCCAATCTTACCTTTGAAAATTCTACCGGCTATGCCGGTGATGGCCCACAGGCATTGGCCATCAATGTGGGAGCCGACAGGTGTGCCTTTAAGAACTGCCGCTTTATTGGCGGCCAGGATACGGTACTGGCCAATGGTAATGGTAAACGCCAATACTTTAAGAATTGCTACATAGACGGCAATACCGATTTTATCTTCGGTTCTTCCATCGCCGTGTTTGATTCCTGTGTCATCTTCCCCCGTGATCGTGTGGATGGCAGCAATGGCGGATATGTCACTGCCGCCAATACGCCGGCGGGCCAAACTTACGGCTACGTGTTCCGGGATTGCAGGCTAACAAAGAACAGGGGTATTACCAATTATACCCTTGGACGTCCCTGGCAAAACGATGCCAATTCAACCGATGCTACGAGAGCCAACAACAAAACAGTGTTCCTGAATGCCGTGATGGGTTCTTCCATTAAACCCGAAGGATGGTCTGCATGGGATGCAGGTACTAATACCAGCGTGATCACCTATGCAGAATACAAAACCAAAAAATGGGATGGCACACTGCTCAATACCAGTCAGCGGGTGTCCTGGTCAAAACAACTGACAGATGCAGAAGCGGCGGCCTATACCTTGCCAACCATCTTTGGCGGCTGGGATCCCTGCACTTTATCCTCCTCACTTTGCAGCAGTCAAACAGCGGAAATTGCGGTATCCAACCTGCGGGTACAACGGGGCTCCAGCCAGTCCACCATCAGTTGGAACCTGAGCTGGCCGCTCACCAATATGAAGTATGAGTTGTATCGCAGTACAGACAGCATCAATTTTACCAAGATCAATGAAGTTACGGCTGCTACAGATACCGTGGTGGCTTTTGCTGTTACCGATGCGTTGCCTGTTTTGGGGACTACCTATTACTATTATGTAAAAGCATCGCGTTCCGGCATGCCTGCGCACAACAGTAACATTGCTTCCGTGAATGTCAATACACCACTCGACGGGGAGTACCGTTCTGCCGGTTCTGGTTTTTGGACCAATGCAGTGAGTGGCAATGGCGCCAATGCCACTTCCATCTGGGAAAAATATGTGGCTTCTTCCTCATCGTGGGTATTGCAGGCTTTAGGAGCGGCTCCCAATAGTGTTAATGTTACCATTCGTTCCGGGCATACCGTTATACTCGATGGATTGAAAAACTGTAACAACCTCACCATCGAAACCGGCGGTGTGCTGAAAAGCAATGGAGGTTATGCAGCACCGGCCTCCCAGGCATTGCGGGTAGGTGCGGGTGCGGCGGCCACCGTTGCTATTAAGAACGATGGGGTACTGGGTGGTGCTGCCAATCCCGATGACCTGATTACGCTTGAGTTCACTACCAATTGCGCATCTGTACTCATCACCGGTTCAGGCGCCACCAAAATTACCCGTCTTCGTCCTTTATATCCTAATACCAATCCTTTAGCCGTTACATTTGATCAGGATGTCAGCATCTCCTTTAACAGTGGAGGGTTTACAGCTTATTACAACAACGCGGCGAATACTACCTCAGAGAACTTTACCTATACCATTAATGCCGGTAAAACCGTGAAGCTTACCAACCCGGCAGGTTCCTTCAATGCCACGCCCGGCTCAACCCCCAACCCCGGCGGAAAGTATACCTATAACATCAATGGTACACTGGACCTCAGCGTTACCACTACCACCTCCAATGCTGTTCCCTTTTCGGGTAATGCAGCTTCGGTAGTGGCTATTAATGTGGGTACTACCGGTCTTTTAAAACTGGGAACAGGCTTTAATACAGTGAATAGCGCACCGGGCGCTACCAATGGCAAAGTAGTGCTGGCCATCGCCAATGGAGGATTGGTAGATGCGACCAAAACCACCAACCTCAACCTGGGTACCAATTACTTTATTACAGAAGGATCAGGTGCATTGAAGCGTACAGTAGGTGGCACGCCTGTATTGTTCGCTGTAGGCACCTCTGATATCAGCTACCATCCGGCCATTATTACCAATACAGGTACAACCGACAACTTCTCAATAGGTGTAAAAAGCAGTTTTGATCATGCACCCGTTGCTCCCTTACAGGTAGTCAACGGGCAGTGGACCATCGCCGAAGAAACACCCGGCGGAAGCGTGGCCGATATCAAACTGGGATGGTTAACGGCCGGTCAGGCTGCGGCTTTTGATATTACGAAGCCTGTTAATCTCATGCAATACGTTGGCAGCGCATGGGAAAACAAAACCACTACTGTTACCGGTACGGGAACAGTGGCCGATCCTTTCTTTGCTACGACTAACGGTTTTACCAACTTTTCATCCTTTGGAGTAACCAATAACTTTCCGTCCATCGCTACCAATGCTGCGCTGAATGCCTTTTCTCAGATAAACGGCACACCCTCTGCAGCGCAATCATTCAGCATCTCCGGAAATGGATTGACCAACAACGTTCTTATCACGGCTCCTGCACCGTATGAATTATCTGTTGACGGGGGGGCTACCTGGAATACAACCCTCACCTTAACACATACCAATGGTATTGTAGCATTGACTGCCATCCAGGTACGGCTGAATGCTATTGCGATGGGCACTTATGCAGGGAACATAAAAGCGACGAGCACGGGTGTAACGGACCTTACCATTCCGGTAAGTGGAAACACCGCCGCTGGCCCTACACTGGTAACAAACGGTTCCCTGGTTGCTTTCACGCAAACGGTAGGTACTCCTTCTGCGGTACAAACCTATACCATTGCAGGTTCCCTGCTCAACAGCGCTGTAACCATCACACCGCCGGATAACTACCAGGTCTCTGCCGATGGCGGCGCTACCTGGTTCAGCAAAGCATCGCCATTGGTACTGTCACCAACTGCAGGCACCTTAAATACGACTACCATTACCGTAAGATTAAATGCTGCAGCGGCCGGAACCTATACAGGCAATATCGTGCACGCCAGCACAGGGTCCAATATCATCAACATAGGGGTAACAGGTACTGTTGTTCCGCCGCCCTCCTTATCTTCCACAGGAGCACTCACTGCTTTTACGCAAACCACCGGTAGTGCATCGGCTGTGCAAACCTATACAGTAAGTGGGACCAACCTCACAGATAATATTAAGGTTACACCACCGGATGGTTATGAGGTTTCATCCAATGGCACCAACTGGTTCAATGCAGCAGCGCCGCTCGTATTGACCCCGGCAAATGGTTCCATCAATGCAACGATATCAGTAAGATTAAAAGCAGTGGCTGCCGGAAATTACAATGGTAACATCGCGCACACCACACAAGGCGCTACTGCGGTGAATGTAGCAGTTACCGGTACTACTGCCAATGCCCCTGTAGTTACTATTAACAGCAGTTTACGCGATTTCTCCCAAACCCTGGGCACTCCCTCTGCTACACAGGTCATCGGCTTGTCGGGTCAATACCTCATTGGTAATATCACCTTTAAGATGCCGGCTGGCTACGAAATTTCACCCGATGGAACCACCTGGATTGACAGTAGCAAAAGGCTTTCTTTTATTCCGTCGGCAGGTACAATACCCACCAGGAATATCCAGGTGCGGCTAAATGCAACAACGACAGGTGTGCATACAGGTATTATTACCATTGCTACCGGTGGAGCCACCGATATAACCATACCGGTAGCTGGTATTACACAACAGGTCTTTACGATCTATCCCAACCCGGCGCACAACTGGCTGACAGTATACCATCCGAAACGATACACCATCGGTAAGCTCTATATTTACAACATGAATGGAAGAAATATGGGTGTTCACTATACCCGGTCAGCAGCCAACAGTACCACCATCAACATAAGTGCATTACCTGCTGGTATATATTTTGTGGAATACCGGCTGCTGCAGGAAAAAATATTAATGAAATTCGTAAAACAGTAA
- a CDS encoding rhamnogalacturonan acetylesterase: MNWRSKINARAIVLYAGILLAFSLPPAKKITVYLIGDSTMSIKQVKAYPETGWGMPFVYFFDSTVTVDNRAQNGRSTRTFMAENRWQPVVNNLQEGDYVFIQFGHNDEVKTKASYTTEEEFKNNLIKYVTDTRSRNAIPVLVTPVARRKFDSTGKLESTHELYSAIVRTTAREQHVPLIDLDRKSQALLQSMGVENSKLLFLQLKPGEHPNYPGGKEDNTHFNELGARMMAEIVLAEIRTLNLELAGRITKPAK; the protein is encoded by the coding sequence ATGAATTGGCGCAGTAAAATAAATGCCCGGGCAATAGTACTATATGCCGGGATACTCCTGGCATTTTCCCTGCCTCCTGCAAAGAAGATCACCGTATACCTCATTGGCGATTCCACCATGTCCATCAAGCAGGTCAAAGCTTATCCGGAAACAGGATGGGGAATGCCTTTTGTGTATTTCTTCGATTCTACTGTAACGGTTGATAACCGGGCGCAGAATGGCAGAAGCACCCGCACCTTCATGGCCGAGAACCGGTGGCAGCCTGTAGTCAATAACTTACAGGAAGGGGATTATGTATTCATCCAGTTTGGCCACAATGATGAAGTAAAAACAAAAGCCAGCTATACCACGGAAGAGGAATTTAAGAACAACCTCATCAAATATGTTACCGATACCAGGAGCCGGAATGCTATTCCTGTGTTAGTAACACCGGTGGCGCGCAGGAAATTTGATAGTACCGGCAAACTGGAAAGCACGCATGAGCTCTATTCAGCAATAGTGCGCACCACTGCCCGCGAGCAGCATGTGCCGCTGATTGACCTTGACAGGAAAAGCCAGGCTTTATTGCAATCCATGGGTGTTGAAAATTCAAAACTCTTATTCCTGCAGTTAAAGCCCGGTGAACATCCTAACTATCCTGGTGGTAAAGAGGATAACACACATTTTAATGAACTGGGCGCCCGGATGATGGCCGAGATCGTATTGGCCGAAATAAGGACGCTGAATCTGGAACTGGCCGGAAGAATAACAAAGCCGGCTAAATAA